In the genome of Oligoflexus sp., the window CATAACAGTAAATATCCAATGGAGGGAGGTCCCATGCGTGAACCCCGTTCTCACGTTATCACCTTTGCCAATATTAAAGGCGGAGTTGGTAAAACAACCTCGGTGACCAACATCGCGTTTCTTTTGGGCACCGTTTTGAACAAGAGAGTCCTGGTGATTGATTCGGATGATCAGGGCAATGCTACCAAGGCTTTGGGGGTGCGTGACCTCTTCGATCGCAACCAGGAAACGCTCTGGCATGCGCTGCGGGGCAAGCTGCCCTATGATCAGGTCATGGTCGAGAGTCCTTATAAGAATATCTGGGTGATCCCTTCGACCAAGGAATTGAAAGCGGCGCAGACGGAGTTTGGCCGTTCGGCTCGTGGGCTGAAACTTTTCAAGCATCTTTTGAAGGGTGTGGAGAAGAATTTCGATTTCGTTCTGATCGACACCAAGCCGCAGATCAACGTTTTGCTGCAGGCGGCGCTGGCGGCTTCGAACTGGTATCTGATCCCGAGCTTTCCCGAGCCGGATAGCTATGATGGATTTTTGGATCTGGTCGCCGAGTGCGAGGAGATCCATGACGAGGAAAACCCGCAGCTGCACTGCCTGGGCGTTCTTCTGAGCTGCGTGAAGAAAATCCCGGCTCATGATACCTACATCCGCTTTATCAGCAAGCACCTGAAGGCTGCGCGGGTCAACCTTTTGAAGCCGGCGATCCGCGTGTCGAACGCGGTGGCGACGGGTAACCTGCAGAGCTGTCCTGCTGCGGCTTTGCCGAGCGCGCGGACCATGAAGGATGATTACCTGAAGTTGACCAAAGTTATTCTAAAAGCGGTCGAAGCCAAGAAGCTGGAGCGGCCCAATCTTGAACACCTCGGCGTTCTGCGCGAAAAGGTTCGGGATGAAGGGGAATGGCAGCTGCAGGACAGCAACGAAGAAAT includes:
- a CDS encoding ParA family protein, with the translated sequence MREPRSHVITFANIKGGVGKTTSVTNIAFLLGTVLNKRVLVIDSDDQGNATKALGVRDLFDRNQETLWHALRGKLPYDQVMVESPYKNIWVIPSTKELKAAQTEFGRSARGLKLFKHLLKGVEKNFDFVLIDTKPQINVLLQAALAASNWYLIPSFPEPDSYDGFLDLVAECEEIHDEENPQLHCLGVLLSCVKKIPAHDTYIRFISKHLKAARVNLLKPAIRVSNAVATGNLQSCPAAALPSARTMKDDYLKLTKVILKAVEAKKLERPNLEHLGVLREKVRDEGEWQLQDSNEEINLL